The following are encoded in a window of Pseudomonas multiresinivorans genomic DNA:
- the paaE gene encoding 1,2-phenylacetyl-CoA epoxidase subunit PaaE, protein MSKFHSLKIKEVRAETRDAVSIAFAVPADLADSFRFQHGQHLVMRTQLDGEEVRRSYSICSGVNDGELRVAIKRVPGGRFSAYANETLKVGASLEVMPPAGHFNVELDPARHGNYLAVAAGSGITPILSIVKTTLETEPNSRVTLLYGNRSSNAAMFREQLEDLKNRYLQRLNLIFVFSREQQDVDLYNGRIDADKCGQLFSRWLDVKSLDAAFICGPQAMTETVRDQLKGNGMPAERIHFELFAAAGSESKREARQAAAAVDSAKSQITVISDGRELSFELARNSVSVLDAGNAQGAELPYSCKAGVCSTCKCKVVSGEVEMDSNFALEDYEVAAGYVLSCQAYPISDKVVLDFDQL, encoded by the coding sequence GCGGACCTGGCCGACAGCTTCCGCTTCCAGCATGGCCAGCACCTGGTCATGCGCACCCAGCTCGACGGCGAGGAAGTGCGCCGCTCCTACTCCATCTGCAGCGGCGTGAATGACGGCGAGCTGCGCGTGGCGATCAAGCGCGTGCCGGGCGGGCGTTTCTCCGCCTACGCCAACGAGACGCTGAAGGTCGGCGCCAGCCTGGAAGTCATGCCGCCGGCCGGCCACTTCAATGTCGAACTGGACCCGGCGCGCCATGGCAACTACCTGGCGGTCGCCGCCGGCAGCGGCATCACGCCGATCCTCTCGATCGTCAAGACCACCCTCGAAACCGAGCCGAACAGCCGCGTCACCCTGCTCTACGGCAACCGATCCAGCAACGCCGCAATGTTCCGCGAGCAGCTCGAAGACCTGAAGAACCGCTACCTGCAGCGCCTGAACCTGATTTTCGTGTTCAGCCGCGAACAGCAGGACGTCGACCTCTACAACGGCCGTATCGACGCCGACAAGTGCGGCCAGCTGTTCAGCCGCTGGCTCGACGTGAAGAGCCTGGACGCTGCCTTCATCTGCGGCCCGCAGGCGATGACCGAGACCGTGCGCGACCAGCTCAAGGGCAATGGCATGCCGGCCGAACGCATCCACTTCGAACTGTTCGCCGCCGCCGGCAGCGAGAGCAAGCGCGAAGCCCGCCAGGCTGCCGCTGCGGTCGACAGCGCGAAGAGCCAGATCACCGTGATCAGCGACGGCCGCGAGCTGTCCTTCGAGCTGGCCCGCAACAGCGTCAGCGTGCTCGACGCCGGCAACGCCCAGGGCGCCGAACTGCCCTACTCGTGCAAGGCCGGCGTGTGCTCGACCTGCAAGTGCAAGGTGGTTTCCGGCGAAGTGGAAATGGACAGCAACTTCGCGCTGGAGGACTACGAAGTGGCAGCGGGCTACGTGCTGAGCTGCCAGGCGTATCCGATCAGCGACAAGGTGGTCCTCGATTTCGACCAGCTCTGA
- the paaZ gene encoding phenylacetic acid degradation bifunctional protein PaaZ produces the protein MAQEPILQSFIGGRWVGQHGAQALRSALNGQTVARTHEEALDFAEAVAHAREQGLKELMSMDFQQRAQRLKALALYLTERKEQLYEISRHSGATRADSWIDIEGGAGTLFAYAGVGGRELPSGNVVHEGPAMPLGKTGKFAGSHILVPRGGIAVHINAFNFPIWGMLEKFAPSFLAGMPCIVKPATATSYITEAAVRVMHESGLLPAGSLQLIIGGTGDLLDRLQGQDIVTFTGSADTAAKLRVNPNLIRNSVPFNAEADSLNCAILAPDVTPDDEEFDLFVKEVAREMTVKAGQKCTAIRRAIVPAKHIDAVAERLRDRLAKVVVGDPSVEGVKMGALASHAQQSDVAERVETLLKTSELVFGAKDGFAPRGDGVAEGAFFAPTLLRSRDPHAEGGAHDIEAFGPVTTLMAYDDIDEAVALAARGKGSLVASLITRDPQVAAKVVPVMGALHGRLHILDRESAAESTGHGSPLPVLKHGGPGRAGGGEELGGVRAVKHYLQRTAVQGSPTMLMAVTGEYVRGAQVYETEVHPFRRYFDDLKIGESLLTHRRTVTEADLVNFGCLSGDHFYMHFDELAAKDSQFGKRIAHGYFVLSAAAGLFVSPGVGPVLANYGLDTLRFINPVGIGDTIQARLTCKRKIDQGKKSPKGEPQGVVAWDVEVTNQLGELVASYDILTLVLKRA, from the coding sequence ATGGCCCAAGAGCCTATCCTGCAAAGTTTCATCGGCGGCCGCTGGGTCGGCCAGCACGGCGCCCAGGCGCTGCGTAGCGCGCTCAATGGCCAGACCGTGGCGCGCACCCACGAAGAGGCGCTGGACTTCGCCGAAGCCGTCGCCCATGCCCGCGAGCAGGGCCTCAAGGAACTGATGTCCATGGACTTCCAGCAGCGCGCCCAGCGCCTGAAGGCCCTGGCGCTGTACCTGACCGAGCGCAAGGAGCAGCTCTACGAGATTTCCCGCCACAGCGGTGCCACCCGCGCCGACAGCTGGATCGACATCGAAGGCGGTGCCGGCACCCTGTTCGCCTACGCCGGAGTCGGCGGCCGCGAGCTGCCCTCGGGCAACGTGGTCCACGAAGGCCCGGCCATGCCGCTGGGCAAGACCGGCAAGTTCGCCGGTAGCCACATCCTGGTGCCGCGCGGCGGCATCGCGGTGCACATCAACGCCTTCAACTTCCCGATCTGGGGGATGCTGGAGAAGTTCGCGCCGAGTTTCCTCGCCGGCATGCCGTGCATCGTCAAACCGGCCACCGCCACCAGCTACATTACCGAAGCCGCCGTGCGCGTGATGCACGAATCCGGCCTGCTCCCGGCCGGCAGTCTGCAACTGATCATCGGCGGCACCGGCGACCTGCTGGACCGACTGCAGGGCCAGGACATCGTCACCTTCACCGGCTCGGCGGACACCGCCGCCAAGCTGCGCGTCAATCCGAACCTGATCCGCAACTCGGTGCCGTTCAACGCCGAGGCCGACTCGCTGAACTGTGCCATCCTTGCCCCGGATGTCACCCCGGACGATGAAGAGTTCGACCTCTTCGTCAAGGAAGTGGCCCGCGAGATGACCGTCAAGGCCGGGCAGAAATGCACCGCCATCCGCCGCGCCATCGTGCCGGCCAAGCACATCGACGCCGTGGCCGAACGCCTGCGTGACCGCCTGGCCAAAGTGGTGGTCGGTGACCCGTCGGTGGAAGGCGTGAAGATGGGCGCCCTGGCCTCCCATGCCCAGCAGTCCGACGTCGCCGAGCGCGTGGAAACCCTGCTGAAAACCAGCGAACTGGTCTTCGGCGCGAAGGACGGCTTCGCCCCGCGCGGCGACGGCGTGGCCGAAGGCGCATTCTTCGCCCCGACCCTGCTGCGCAGCCGTGATCCGCACGCCGAAGGTGGCGCCCACGACATCGAGGCGTTCGGCCCGGTGACCACCCTGATGGCCTACGACGATATCGACGAAGCCGTCGCCCTAGCCGCCCGCGGCAAGGGCAGCCTGGTAGCGAGCCTGATCACCCGTGATCCACAGGTCGCCGCAAAAGTCGTCCCGGTGATGGGCGCCCTGCACGGCCGACTGCACATCCTCGACCGCGAGTCCGCCGCCGAATCCACCGGCCACGGTTCGCCGCTGCCGGTGCTCAAGCACGGCGGCCCGGGTCGCGCCGGTGGCGGCGAAGAACTGGGCGGGGTGCGCGCGGTGAAGCACTACCTGCAGCGCACCGCCGTACAGGGCTCGCCGACCATGCTGATGGCCGTCACCGGCGAGTACGTGCGCGGCGCCCAGGTCTACGAGACCGAGGTGCACCCGTTCCGTCGCTACTTCGACGACCTGAAGATCGGCGAGTCGCTGCTGACCCACCGCCGCACCGTCACCGAGGCCGACCTGGTCAACTTCGGCTGCCTGTCGGGCGACCACTTCTACATGCACTTCGACGAACTGGCAGCCAAGGATTCGCAGTTCGGCAAGCGCATCGCCCACGGCTACTTCGTGCTCTCGGCGGCGGCCGGCCTGTTCGTCTCGCCCGGCGTCGGCCCGGTGCTGGCCAACTACGGCCTGGACACCCTGCGCTTCATCAACCCGGTGGGCATCGGCGACACCATTCAGGCGCGCCTGACCTGCAAGCGCAAGATCGACCAGGGCAAGAAGAGCCCCAAGGGCGAACCGCAGGGCGTGGTGGCCTGGGACGTGGAAGTCACCAACCAGCTCGGCGAGCTGGTGGCCAGCTACGACATCCTCACCCTGGTGCTCAAGCGCGCGTGA